In the genome of Hymenobacter cellulosivorans, one region contains:
- a CDS encoding M1 family metallopeptidase: MKAPKITLLRPLLANRQLYSTTARGASFGLLLGLLGCTAKLAPPTAATTPVAVAPGVSLELAQDRARRISRVTYALQLTIPARKAEPVLATETVGFQLGDASQPVQLDFKEQTAALRTLTVNGKPVAIEHHDEHLILPAACLQAGRNEVRIDFVAGNQSLNRNEEFLYTLLVPDRARTVFPVFDQPNLKATFTLSLTLPRTWHAIANGPLQDSTVRAESKTYRFAPSDTISTYLFSFAAGRFTPVNKTLNGRPMQLLHRETDADKLRLSLNPIFQIHADALTFLQDYTGLPYPFRKFDFAALPDFQYGGMEHVGAIDYKASTLFLDEGATQDQLLARSNLIAHETAHMWFGDLVTMQWFNDVWMKEVFANFMADKITQVAVAGSNYDLKFVVDHYPAAYGVDRTQGANPIRQELANLQDAGSLYGNIIYHKAPIMMRQLERLMGEAAFRDGLREYLKTYAYGNATWPDLIRILDARTPADLQAWNQVWVNQPGRPVFDYRILRNEGSDRLKPLLTISQQAEDGSERLWPQEFEVLIESASGKQRQLSVKMDDREKRVWLPFVPRRIVFNSTGVGYGVFPVEPDLLPELTKLTSPVTRAATYVNLYENMLRGVVVKPMELLDAYRQVLTREPEELNLKLLTGQASVIFWQFLSPAQRRAVGPGLEQDLWAAIQKNPVPNSKKQLFKTYQSVALTKEAQNRLYQIWQAQQAPVGVKLTEDDYTALALALAVRDYPAAQPILPAQLARIPNPDRQQRLQFLMPALAPEASTRDAFFASLAQERNREKEAWVVTALGYLHHPLRATTSEKYLPQSLALLEEIQQTGDIFFPYSWLQATLSSYQTPTAARTVREFLAAHPQYNPKLKAKILQAADDLFRAEKLAQTP; the protein is encoded by the coding sequence GTGAAAGCACCAAAAATCACCCTACTCCGGCCCCTACTGGCAAACCGCCAGCTATACAGCACGACGGCGCGCGGGGCCAGCTTCGGCCTGCTGCTCGGCCTGCTGGGCTGCACCGCAAAGCTGGCCCCGCCGACTGCCGCCACCACGCCCGTCGCCGTGGCGCCCGGCGTGAGCCTGGAGCTGGCCCAGGACCGGGCCCGGCGTATTTCCCGGGTCACGTACGCGCTGCAGCTGACCATTCCGGCCCGGAAGGCCGAGCCGGTTCTGGCGACCGAAACCGTCGGGTTTCAGCTGGGCGACGCCTCCCAGCCCGTGCAGCTCGACTTCAAGGAGCAAACGGCGGCGCTGCGCACCCTGACGGTTAATGGAAAACCGGTGGCCATTGAGCACCACGACGAGCACCTGATTTTGCCGGCGGCCTGCTTGCAAGCGGGCCGGAATGAAGTTCGAATTGACTTCGTGGCCGGCAACCAGAGCCTGAACCGCAACGAGGAATTTCTCTACACCCTGCTCGTGCCCGACCGGGCCCGCACGGTGTTTCCGGTATTCGACCAGCCCAACCTCAAGGCCACGTTTACGCTAAGCCTGACCTTGCCTAGAACCTGGCACGCAATAGCCAATGGCCCCCTGCAGGATTCGACCGTAAGGGCCGAGAGCAAAACCTACCGTTTCGCCCCTTCCGACACCATCAGCACCTACCTGTTCTCGTTTGCGGCGGGCCGGTTCACCCCGGTAAATAAAACCCTAAACGGCCGCCCGATGCAGCTGCTGCACCGCGAAACCGACGCCGACAAGCTGCGCCTAAGCCTGAACCCCATCTTCCAGATTCACGCCGACGCGCTGACGTTTTTGCAGGATTACACCGGCCTGCCCTACCCCTTCCGCAAGTTCGACTTCGCGGCGCTGCCCGACTTCCAGTACGGCGGCATGGAGCACGTAGGCGCCATCGACTACAAGGCTAGCACCCTGTTTCTGGACGAAGGTGCCACCCAGGACCAGCTGCTGGCCCGCTCCAACCTCATTGCCCACGAAACGGCCCACATGTGGTTCGGTGATTTGGTAACCATGCAGTGGTTTAACGACGTGTGGATGAAGGAGGTATTTGCCAACTTCATGGCCGACAAAATCACCCAGGTGGCCGTGGCTGGCTCCAACTACGACCTCAAATTCGTGGTCGACCACTACCCTGCCGCCTACGGCGTGGACCGCACCCAGGGAGCTAACCCCATCCGGCAGGAGCTGGCCAACCTGCAGGATGCCGGCTCGCTCTACGGCAACATTATCTATCATAAGGCCCCCATCATGATGCGGCAGCTGGAGCGGCTCATGGGCGAAGCCGCCTTCCGGGACGGGCTGCGCGAGTACTTGAAAACCTACGCCTACGGCAATGCTACCTGGCCCGACCTGATCCGCATCCTGGACGCCCGCACCCCGGCCGATCTGCAGGCCTGGAACCAGGTATGGGTGAATCAGCCCGGCCGGCCCGTATTCGACTACCGTATCTTAAGGAATGAGGGCAGTGACCGGCTTAAGCCTCTTCTGACTATCTCTCAACAAGCCGAAGACGGCTCAGAACGACTCTGGCCGCAGGAGTTTGAAGTCCTGATTGAATCGGCGAGTGGCAAGCAGCGGCAGCTAAGCGTGAAAATGGATGACAGAGAAAAGCGTGTCTGGCTCCCGTTTGTACCGCGTCGTATTGTGTTCAACAGCACGGGCGTAGGCTACGGCGTATTTCCGGTTGAGCCGGACCTTCTGCCCGAACTCACCAAGCTGACTAGTCCCGTGACGCGTGCTGCCACCTACGTGAACCTGTACGAGAACATGCTTCGCGGCGTGGTTGTCAAGCCCATGGAACTGCTGGACGCCTACCGCCAGGTCCTGACCCGTGAGCCGGAAGAGTTAAATCTGAAGCTGCTCACGGGCCAGGCCAGCGTCATCTTCTGGCAATTCCTCAGCCCGGCACAGCGTCGGGCCGTAGGGCCAGGCCTGGAGCAGGACCTGTGGGCGGCTATACAGAAAAACCCGGTACCCAATTCCAAGAAGCAGCTATTCAAAACGTATCAGTCGGTGGCCCTGACCAAGGAGGCCCAAAACCGGCTCTACCAAATCTGGCAAGCGCAACAAGCACCCGTCGGGGTAAAGCTGACCGAGGACGACTACACCGCCCTGGCCCTGGCCTTGGCCGTGCGCGACTACCCCGCTGCTCAACCCATTTTACCCGCGCAGCTGGCCCGCATTCCGAATCCCGACCGGCAACAGCGCCTGCAGTTCCTGATGCCGGCCCTGGCGCCCGAGGCCAGTACCCGCGACGCATTTTTTGCCTCCCTGGCGCAGGAACGGAACCGTGAAAAAGAGGCCTGGGTTGTCACGGCCCTAGGGTATCTGCACCACCCCCTGCGCGCAACTACCTCAGAAAAGTACCTACCCCAGAGCCTGGCCCTACTGGAGGAAATTCAGCAGACCGGCGACATTTTCTTTCCCTACTCCTGGCTGCAGGCCACGCTCAGCAGCTACCAGACGCCCACGGCTGCCCGCACCGTGCGCGAGTTTCTGGCCGCCCACCCGCAGTACAACCCCAAGCTCAAAGCCAAGATTCTGCAGGCGGCTGATGATTTGTTTCGGGCTGAAAAGCTGGCCCAAACGCCTTAA
- a CDS encoding tetratricopeptide repeat-containing sensor histidine kinase: protein MHRGYLAAFVLFLHLGSGLHAEPIYPILHPAAVARLRALVRKSPADTHQVQRLQGLGEYYLHQYNGPGGPADKDSAYACSRRAEALSTTLGYKPGQIRSRYLLSYLLFDSGQPAEAQRLLSAAINLSRRCGYGQLEAEGWYYAAEAYTGPNHDLAGRIRCYQRARRLYQKLGNREKDAYLLKTVADVHYTQGNYALALRELLQVLATYRAIGHPRLHYTYDLLASVNCSMGNYREAIRYGLATVEAARRSHDTTDLPLFYARLGIANQEINQLPEATAYFEQALLHAQRENKVDQVLNAARHIVSTRLAQGQARQALAFYSDVLRQYPPATARVELDAALALAECYMALRRYDLAERQYLKILALEAEMGESYRNRFMAYQKIGNYYMTVQQYHKARHYLNQALALNKQGGSLRRNGNLHLLLFKVDSAQHRYRQALAHYQRYKALHDSVFNEKKSLQIASLQIQYATKEKEQNIALLTKQNRVQQVSIQQKEFQRNATLGGTLLLLLLSGTVYNRYRLKQRSNRLLEAKQTEINGKNAFLEQVLRDKEGLLRDKDTLLEEKEWMLKEIHHRVKNNLQIISSLLSSQAVYLQDPAALTAVRESQNRVHTMGLIHQNLYQSAGPSLVAMQAYIPELARHLVHSFNRQDSVRLELNVAPLSLDASLAVPVGLILNEALTNALKYAYPAGQPGPVAVSLQLHEGQCRLTIQDTGIGLPAGFDLHKSSTLGLHMIRGLSRQIGGRLQIQHTGGVQISLQFTPVKHPKPSLALT from the coding sequence ATGCACCGTGGCTATCTGGCAGCTTTTGTACTTTTTCTGCACCTAGGCAGTGGTTTGCACGCCGAGCCCATCTACCCAATCCTGCACCCGGCGGCCGTTGCCCGGCTGCGGGCCCTGGTGCGAAAAAGCCCCGCGGATACCCATCAGGTACAGCGCCTTCAGGGCCTGGGCGAGTACTATCTGCATCAGTATAACGGGCCGGGTGGCCCCGCGGATAAAGACAGCGCCTACGCCTGCAGCCGCCGGGCGGAGGCGCTGAGTACGACCCTGGGTTATAAGCCCGGGCAAATCCGCAGCCGCTATCTGCTGAGCTACCTGCTGTTCGACTCGGGCCAGCCCGCGGAAGCGCAGCGCCTGCTGTCGGCGGCCATCAATCTGAGCAGGCGCTGCGGCTACGGGCAGCTTGAGGCCGAGGGCTGGTACTATGCCGCGGAGGCCTACACCGGCCCCAACCACGATTTGGCGGGCCGAATCAGATGCTACCAGCGGGCCCGGCGGCTTTACCAGAAGCTGGGCAACCGGGAAAAGGACGCCTACTTGCTCAAAACCGTGGCCGACGTGCACTATACCCAGGGCAACTATGCGCTGGCCCTGCGCGAGCTGCTGCAGGTCCTGGCCACGTACCGCGCCATCGGGCATCCCCGCCTGCACTACACCTACGACTTACTGGCTTCGGTCAACTGCAGCATGGGCAACTACCGGGAAGCCATCCGCTACGGGCTAGCCACCGTGGAAGCGGCCCGGCGCAGCCACGACACGACGGACCTGCCCCTGTTTTATGCCCGGCTCGGCATTGCCAATCAGGAAATAAACCAGCTGCCGGAGGCAACTGCCTACTTTGAACAGGCCCTGCTTCATGCCCAACGGGAGAACAAGGTGGATCAGGTACTAAATGCGGCCCGGCACATTGTTTCTACGCGTCTAGCCCAGGGCCAGGCCCGGCAAGCCCTGGCGTTTTACTCGGACGTGCTGCGCCAGTACCCGCCGGCTACGGCCCGGGTCGAGTTGGATGCCGCCCTTGCCCTGGCCGAGTGCTACATGGCCCTCAGGCGCTACGACCTAGCCGAGCGGCAGTACCTGAAGATATTGGCCCTGGAAGCAGAAATGGGGGAAAGCTACCGGAACCGGTTTATGGCCTACCAGAAAATCGGGAACTACTACATGACGGTGCAGCAGTACCACAAAGCCCGGCACTACCTCAATCAGGCCTTGGCCCTGAACAAGCAGGGCGGCTCGTTGCGCCGCAACGGGAACCTGCATCTGCTGCTATTCAAAGTCGACTCGGCCCAGCACCGCTACCGGCAGGCCCTGGCCCACTACCAGCGCTACAAGGCCCTGCACGACTCGGTTTTCAACGAGAAGAAAAGCCTGCAGATTGCCAGTTTGCAGATTCAGTACGCCACGAAGGAAAAGGAGCAGAACATTGCCCTGCTCACCAAGCAAAACCGCGTGCAGCAGGTCAGCATTCAGCAGAAGGAGTTTCAGCGCAACGCGACGCTGGGCGGCACTTTGCTGCTGCTGCTGCTCAGCGGGACCGTGTATAACCGCTACCGGCTCAAGCAGCGCAGCAACCGGCTGCTGGAAGCCAAGCAAACCGAAATCAACGGCAAAAACGCGTTTCTCGAGCAGGTCCTGCGCGACAAGGAAGGCCTGCTGCGCGACAAAGACACGCTGCTGGAAGAAAAGGAATGGATGCTGAAGGAAATTCACCACCGGGTCAAAAATAACCTGCAGATTATCAGCAGCCTGCTTTCCTCTCAGGCCGTGTACCTGCAGGACCCGGCCGCGCTGACGGCCGTGCGCGAAAGCCAGAACCGGGTGCACACCATGGGCCTGATTCACCAGAACCTGTACCAGTCGGCCGGGCCCTCGCTGGTGGCCATGCAGGCCTACATTCCGGAGCTGGCCCGCCACCTGGTGCATTCCTTCAACCGCCAGGATTCGGTGCGCCTGGAACTGAACGTGGCGCCCCTGAGCCTGGATGCCTCCCTGGCCGTGCCCGTGGGGCTCATCCTCAATGAGGCGCTGACCAATGCCCTTAAATACGCCTACCCGGCCGGGCAGCCCGGCCCGGTGGCGGTCAGCCTGCAGCTGCACGAGGGGCAATGCAGGCTGACCATTCAAGACACCGGCATCGGTCTGCCCGCCGGCTTTGACCTGCACAAGAGCTCTACCCTGGGCCTGCACATGATTCGGGGGCTGAGCCGGCAAATCGGCGGGCGGCTGCAGATTCAGCACACCGGCGGCGTGCAGATCAGCCTGCAGTTTACGCCCGTCAAACACCCCAAACCTTCCCTGGCGCTTACCTGA
- a CDS encoding amidohydrolase family protein, with translation MKFRLFCLTSALAAVFFGFTGPRVQRYDLIIAHANVVDVETGRVRPDQTLGIRDGRIAYLGKARPMAAPKTVDARGRYLIPGLWDMHVHFRGGDSLAAANRNLLPLYLAHGITTVRDAGGDLTPHIFRWREQLAAGQLAGPRIFTSGPKLDGPKAFWAGSLEIETPAQINRALDSLQKLRVDYVKLYESTISREAFLGAIAEAEKRGLTTTGHMPYTVTLREAAEQGLDATEHLYYLLKACSNREDSITAAVQASLKTSKPLGLFAVLPAVYRTYDPAVAAQTYRLLKQRRTAVVPTLFIQKLLTELPSTDHARDTMLAYIAPSIQRTYARRLAGARAQSPATRAFNQQLGARFTSLVPQLQAAGVTLLAGSDSGASNSYVYPGTSLLGELELMVAAGLTPTQALQAATINGARFLKADQRSGTITVGKEADVVLLDKNPLENISHLRRVQAVVSRGRLYTAPELRRLVQAVKNP, from the coding sequence ATGAAATTTCGCCTCTTCTGCCTGACCAGTGCCCTGGCGGCCGTTTTCTTTGGTTTCACCGGGCCGAGGGTCCAGCGCTACGACCTCATTATTGCCCACGCCAACGTGGTGGACGTGGAAACCGGCCGGGTGCGCCCCGACCAAACCCTGGGAATCCGGGACGGGCGCATCGCCTACCTGGGCAAGGCCCGCCCCATGGCGGCTCCCAAAACCGTGGACGCCCGGGGCCGCTACCTGATTCCGGGCCTCTGGGACATGCACGTGCACTTTCGCGGCGGCGACTCCCTGGCTGCGGCCAACCGCAATCTGCTGCCGCTCTACCTGGCCCACGGCATCACGACGGTGCGCGACGCGGGCGGCGACCTGACCCCGCACATTTTCCGCTGGCGCGAGCAACTGGCGGCCGGGCAGCTGGCCGGGCCCCGTATTTTTACCTCCGGACCCAAGCTCGACGGGCCCAAGGCCTTCTGGGCCGGCTCCCTGGAAATCGAAACGCCCGCTCAGATAAACCGGGCCCTAGACTCGTTGCAGAAGCTGCGCGTCGACTACGTCAAGCTCTACGAAAGCACCATCTCGCGGGAGGCGTTTTTGGGTGCCATTGCTGAAGCCGAAAAACGGGGCCTGACTACCACCGGCCACATGCCCTACACCGTGACCCTGCGCGAAGCCGCCGAGCAGGGCCTCGACGCCACCGAACATTTGTACTACCTTCTTAAAGCCTGCTCCAACCGGGAAGACAGCATCACGGCGGCCGTGCAGGCCAGCCTCAAAACGAGCAAGCCCCTGGGCCTGTTTGCCGTGTTGCCCGCCGTGTACCGCACCTACGACCCGGCCGTGGCCGCCCAGACCTACCGCCTGCTCAAGCAGCGGCGCACGGCTGTGGTGCCCACGCTCTTCATCCAGAAGCTGCTCACCGAGCTGCCCTCCACCGACCATGCCCGCGACACCATGCTGGCCTACATTGCGCCCAGTATTCAGCGCACGTACGCCCGCCGTTTGGCCGGGGCCCGGGCCCAAAGTCCCGCCACCCGGGCTTTCAACCAGCAGCTCGGAGCCCGGTTTACGAGCTTGGTGCCCCAACTGCAGGCCGCTGGCGTGACGCTGCTGGCCGGCTCCGACAGCGGCGCTTCCAACTCCTACGTGTACCCGGGCACGTCTTTGCTGGGCGAGCTGGAGCTCATGGTAGCAGCCGGCCTGACGCCCACTCAGGCCCTGCAGGCGGCCACCATCAACGGAGCCCGGTTTCTAAAAGCCGACCAACGCTCCGGCACTATAACCGTGGGCAAGGAGGCTGACGTGGTGCTGCTTGATAAGAATCCGCTGGAAAATATCAGCCATCTGCGCCGGGTGCAGGCAGTCGTTTCCCGCGGCCGGCTCTACACCGCGCCGGAGCTGCGCCGCCTGGTGCAGGCCGTCAAGAATCCCTAA
- a CDS encoding response regulator transcription factor gives MLSPVVPTTASVLVVEDEFLVAHELQMILEQARYRVCGQAFSVAEARELLQHERPDIVLLDIYLQGEQTGLDLARHLDEHNIPFVFISAFANASLIEEAKATRPQGYLVKPFRPQDVLVTLEIAYHRFLTTPPVTPAAGPAAAPEAGSPPRGETLHGDSSAAARLAALFLELLASQFPVDTSLYSLKLKTPSDYAQELSVHVNHLNRAVRTATGKTTSQHITEKLISEAILLLSNTRHNVAEIAYCLGFQYPTYFNTFFKKQTGVNPLAYRS, from the coding sequence ATGCTTTCCCCCGTAGTACCGACAACTGCCAGCGTGCTGGTCGTAGAAGATGAGTTTCTGGTAGCCCACGAGCTGCAGATGATTCTGGAGCAGGCCCGGTACCGCGTCTGTGGGCAGGCGTTTTCCGTGGCCGAGGCCCGGGAGCTGCTGCAGCACGAAAGGCCCGACATCGTGCTGCTCGACATCTACCTGCAGGGCGAGCAAACCGGCCTGGACCTGGCCCGGCACCTGGACGAACACAACATTCCCTTTGTTTTCATTTCCGCCTTTGCCAATGCCTCCCTTATTGAGGAAGCCAAGGCCACCCGGCCCCAGGGCTACCTGGTCAAGCCATTTCGACCGCAGGATGTGCTGGTGACGCTCGAAATTGCCTACCACCGCTTTCTGACGACGCCACCGGTGACGCCTGCAGCCGGGCCGGCCGCCGCCCCCGAAGCCGGCAGCCCGCCCCGCGGCGAAACCCTGCACGGCGACAGTTCCGCGGCAGCCCGGCTGGCGGCCCTGTTTCTGGAGTTGCTGGCCAGCCAGTTTCCCGTCGACACGTCCCTGTACTCGCTGAAGCTGAAAACGCCCAGCGACTATGCCCAGGAGCTCTCCGTGCACGTAAATCACCTGAACCGGGCGGTGCGTACGGCCACGGGCAAAACCACGAGCCAGCACATTACCGAAAAGCTGATCAGCGAGGCTATTCTGCTCTTGAGCAATACCCGCCACAACGTGGCCGAAATTGCTTATTGCCTCGGCTTTCAGTACCCAACGTATTTCAACACGTTTTTCAAAAAGCAGACCGGCGTTAACCCGCTGGCCTACCGCAGCTAA
- a CDS encoding DUF5682 family protein, with translation MSSDLRLFGIRHHGPGSAASLLKALDEFQPDIVLLECPADAEKVLALAATPDLVPPVALLVYNPKQHQQASFLPFAEFSPEWQAVRWCRQHAAHLRCFDLPMALRFALPAAIEHEPAPQTESPPDAAPEAADSAENTAELSLEDTPLRLDPIAHLARLDGYLDGERWWEARIEHSAGRADAFDVVLQMMTALREELAQPESEETLLREAYMRETLRATGKQGYQRVAVVCGAWHAPVLRAETLPDYAKADKARLKGLKKVPTQATWVPWTYERLAWQSGYGAGVLSPAWYELLFTQPHDRVVTHWMVRAAHVLREQQLDASSAHAIEGVRLAEALAAVRGLALPGIEELEEAAVSIFGGGYAEALSLVHEQLVIGQKLGEVPEELPASPLQQDLALQQKTWRLKPEAARKPLALDVRKDLDLGRSHLLHRLALLGIRWGKPQRVSGKSGTFHEVWDLQWKPEMVLQLLEAGRWGNTVLEAASGAARHRAAQAGHLGQIGELLEEALRADIGPALPALVARLETLSADTRDVVHLLTALPPLVNVLRYGNVRRTETAQVAQVVQHLVPRLCISLPRATTGLDAGAAAQLLEQVEAAHQAVRLLPDPAAQADWYAALHVISRQPGSSGLLAGAATRLLFDGQQLGAEDTATALGLALAPAQATEYATAWIEGFLRGSGLLLIHHRPLFDLLDVWLSDLDEAVFQEVVPLLRRSFADFTQPERQQVLALAGGSAGRKAAPAADIDLERGLYSLAGLRELLGLEA, from the coding sequence ATGTCCTCCGACCTCCGCCTTTTCGGTATTCGTCACCACGGCCCGGGCAGTGCCGCCAGCTTGCTCAAGGCCCTGGACGAGTTCCAGCCCGACATTGTGCTCCTGGAATGCCCGGCCGACGCGGAAAAGGTGCTGGCCCTGGCTGCCACGCCCGATTTGGTTCCGCCGGTAGCCCTGCTTGTTTACAACCCCAAGCAGCACCAGCAGGCCTCGTTTCTGCCCTTTGCCGAGTTTTCGCCCGAGTGGCAGGCCGTCCGCTGGTGCCGGCAGCACGCGGCTCACCTGCGCTGCTTCGATCTGCCCATGGCCTTGCGCTTTGCCTTGCCCGCCGCCATTGAGCACGAACCGGCGCCGCAAACCGAAAGCCCCCCGGATGCGGCACCTGAAGCCGCAGATTCCGCCGAAAATACCGCCGAGTTGTCCCTGGAAGATACCCCGCTGCGCCTGGACCCCATTGCCCACCTGGCCCGCCTCGACGGCTACCTGGACGGGGAGCGGTGGTGGGAAGCCCGCATCGAGCACAGCGCTGGCCGCGCCGATGCGTTTGACGTAGTGCTGCAGATGATGACGGCCCTGCGCGAGGAACTGGCCCAACCCGAGTCGGAGGAAACCCTGCTGCGCGAAGCCTACATGCGCGAAACCCTGCGCGCCACGGGCAAGCAGGGCTACCAGCGCGTGGCCGTGGTCTGCGGAGCCTGGCACGCGCCCGTGCTCCGGGCCGAAACCTTGCCCGACTACGCCAAAGCCGACAAAGCCCGGCTTAAGGGCCTGAAAAAAGTGCCCACCCAGGCCACTTGGGTTCCCTGGACCTACGAGCGGCTGGCCTGGCAGTCGGGCTACGGGGCGGGGGTACTCTCGCCGGCCTGGTACGAACTGCTCTTTACCCAGCCCCACGACCGGGTCGTGACGCACTGGATGGTGCGGGCAGCCCACGTGCTGCGCGAGCAGCAACTGGATGCTTCCTCGGCCCACGCCATTGAGGGCGTGCGGCTGGCCGAGGCCCTGGCCGCCGTGCGCGGCTTGGCTTTGCCCGGCATCGAGGAGCTGGAAGAAGCCGCCGTGAGCATCTTTGGGGGCGGCTACGCCGAAGCTCTGAGTCTGGTACACGAACAGCTGGTAATCGGGCAGAAGCTAGGTGAGGTGCCCGAGGAGCTGCCTGCCTCGCCCTTGCAGCAGGATCTGGCCTTACAGCAGAAAACCTGGCGCCTCAAGCCCGAGGCGGCCCGCAAGCCCCTGGCCCTGGATGTGCGCAAAGACCTGGATTTGGGCCGCAGCCACCTCCTGCACCGTCTGGCGCTGCTGGGCATCCGTTGGGGCAAGCCCCAGCGCGTGAGCGGCAAAAGCGGCACCTTTCACGAGGTGTGGGACCTGCAGTGGAAGCCTGAAATGGTGCTGCAGCTGCTCGAAGCGGGCCGCTGGGGCAATACTGTCTTGGAAGCCGCCAGCGGCGCGGCCCGGCACCGGGCCGCCCAGGCCGGTCATCTGGGCCAGATCGGGGAGTTGCTGGAAGAAGCCCTGCGCGCCGATATTGGCCCGGCCTTGCCGGCTCTGGTGGCCCGCCTCGAAACGCTCAGCGCCGACACCCGCGACGTAGTGCACCTGCTCACGGCTTTGCCGCCGCTAGTCAATGTGCTGCGCTACGGCAACGTGCGGCGCACCGAAACCGCCCAGGTGGCCCAGGTGGTGCAGCATCTGGTGCCCCGTCTGTGCATTTCTCTGCCCCGGGCCACCACCGGCCTCGACGCGGGTGCCGCCGCCCAGCTGTTGGAGCAAGTGGAAGCCGCCCACCAAGCCGTGCGGCTCTTGCCCGACCCCGCTGCGCAGGCCGACTGGTACGCCGCCCTGCACGTCATCAGTCGGCAACCCGGCAGCAGCGGCTTGCTAGCCGGCGCCGCCACCCGCTTGCTCTTCGACGGGCAGCAGCTCGGCGCCGAAGACACCGCTACGGCGCTGGGTCTGGCGTTGGCGCCGGCCCAGGCCACCGAGTACGCCACAGCTTGGATTGAAGGTTTTTTGCGCGGTAGCGGCCTGCTGCTGATTCACCACCGCCCTTTGTTCGACTTGCTCGACGTCTGGCTTTCGGACCTCGACGAAGCCGTGTTTCAGGAAGTAGTACCGCTGTTGCGCCGCTCCTTCGCCGATTTCACCCAGCCCGAGCGCCAGCAGGTGCTGGCCCTGGCCGGCGGCTCGGCGGGCCGCAAAGCCGCGCCGGCCGCCGATATCGACCTGGAGCGGGGCCTTTACAGTCTGGCCGGGCTGCGGGAGCTGCTGGGCCTGGAAGCCTGA
- a CDS encoding peptide deformylase, with protein MPVRTILQLGHPLLRQVAAPVADPTAPEVADIVTDLTDTVAHWRATTGYGRAIAAPQIGVLQRVILLRLPGQPVWPLINPSIIDHSPDTMEVWDACLSFLSIFMRVRRYPWIQVRYQDLQGHWHEAHAGAEDDLAELLQHEMDHLDGILALDRLTDVNSICSRQEFERQFKADSPYGR; from the coding sequence ATGCCCGTTCGTACTATTCTCCAGCTGGGCCACCCGCTGCTGCGCCAAGTAGCCGCGCCCGTAGCCGACCCCACCGCACCCGAAGTGGCGGATATTGTAACCGACCTGACCGACACCGTGGCCCATTGGCGCGCAACGACTGGGTACGGCCGCGCCATTGCCGCCCCGCAGATCGGGGTGCTACAGCGCGTAATTCTGCTGCGCCTGCCGGGCCAGCCAGTCTGGCCGCTGATTAACCCCAGCATTATCGACCACAGCCCCGACACGATGGAAGTCTGGGATGCCTGCCTCTCGTTTCTGTCGATTTTTATGCGCGTCCGGCGCTACCCCTGGATTCAGGTGCGCTACCAGGACCTGCAGGGGCACTGGCACGAAGCCCACGCTGGGGCGGAAGACGACCTGGCCGAACTGCTCCAGCACGAAATGGACCACCTGGACGGCATTCTGGCCCTGGACCGCCTCACCGACGTGAATAGCATTTGCTCCCGCCAGGAGTTTGAGCGGCAGTTTAAGGCCGATAGCCCATACGGGCGGTAA